A DNA window from Streptomyces canus contains the following coding sequences:
- a CDS encoding cadmium resistance transporter, whose protein sequence is MNPGIVGQAAGLFAVTNIDDILILSLFFAQGAGHPHSTRRIVIGQYLGFAAILAVAVGAAFGATFLPEAAIPYLGSLPLALGLKAAWQAWKNHRDGEDADEEEAKEGGPSPLEVAAVTFANGGDNIGVYVPVFATAGVGGMSVYAVVFLTLVAVWCFAGRFFATRPVVAKALSRWGHILLPLVLIAIGLLILIEGGAFGL, encoded by the coding sequence GTGAATCCGGGCATCGTCGGGCAGGCAGCTGGGCTGTTCGCCGTCACCAACATCGACGACATCCTGATCCTGTCTCTGTTCTTCGCCCAGGGTGCGGGTCACCCGCACTCAACTCGCCGGATCGTGATCGGGCAGTATCTCGGCTTCGCAGCGATCCTTGCCGTCGCAGTCGGCGCCGCGTTCGGGGCGACGTTCCTGCCGGAGGCGGCGATCCCGTATCTCGGCTCGCTGCCACTCGCCCTGGGTCTCAAGGCGGCGTGGCAGGCGTGGAAGAACCACCGCGACGGTGAGGACGCGGATGAGGAGGAGGCGAAGGAAGGCGGCCCGAGCCCGCTGGAGGTCGCCGCAGTCACCTTCGCCAACGGCGGTGACAACATCGGCGTCTACGTCCCCGTGTTCGCCACTGCCGGCGTCGGCGGGATGAGCGTGTATGCCGTGGTCTTTCTGACCCTGGTCGCGGTGTGGTGCTTCGCGGGAAGGTTCTTCGCCACCCGTCCGGTCGTCGCCAAGGCTCTCAGCCGCTGGGGCCACATTCTGCTGCCGCTGGTGCTCATCGCGATCGGTCTGCTCATCCTGATCGAGGGCGGGGCCTTCGGGCTGTAG
- a CDS encoding SDR family NAD(P)-dependent oxidoreductase, producing the protein MSEAEWDGQMAVLLKPAWRGMKTFAAMLREASGSVVLTSSVHAVIGLPGHAAYAAAKGALCSLGRQLAVEYGPDIRVNTVLPGPVLTAAWKGIPESERARSVAATAAKRFGRPEEVASAVAFLASADASYVTGASLVVDGGWSVMKESS; encoded by the coding sequence TTGAGTGAGGCCGAGTGGGACGGCCAGATGGCCGTACTGCTGAAGCCGGCCTGGCGCGGCATGAAGACCTTCGCGGCCATGCTCCGCGAGGCGTCGGGGTCGGTCGTCCTCACCTCCTCGGTGCATGCGGTCATCGGCCTGCCCGGCCACGCCGCCTACGCCGCCGCGAAGGGAGCCCTGTGCTCGCTGGGACGGCAGTTGGCCGTCGAGTACGGTCCTGACATCCGGGTCAACACGGTCCTGCCCGGACCCGTCCTCACCGCGGCCTGGAAGGGGATCCCGGAGTCCGAGCGGGCGCGCAGCGTGGCGGCCACGGCGGCGAAGCGGTTCGGCCGGCCGGAGGAGGTCGCCTCGGCCGTCGCGTTCCTGGCATCGGCGGACGCGTCCTACGTGACCGGAGCGAGCCTGGTGGTCGATGGAGGATGGAGCGTCATGAAGGAGTCCTCGTGA
- a CDS encoding STAS domain-containing protein, which translates to MLPLTDRPGWQAAGEISLLTRPAWEQTLDHLARSDEETCHLELSAVTFVDVAGVSALAMTAQGLPRGRRIVLEEPPATLRRVLDMFWPDLLSVEVMGR; encoded by the coding sequence ATGCTCCCGCTGACGGACCGGCCCGGCTGGCAAGCGGCAGGCGAGATCAGTCTGCTCACCCGCCCGGCCTGGGAACAGACGCTGGACCATCTTGCCCGGAGCGACGAAGAGACGTGCCACTTGGAACTTTCAGCGGTCACCTTCGTCGACGTCGCCGGCGTCTCCGCCCTGGCGATGACCGCCCAGGGCCTTCCGCGGGGGCGACGCATCGTGCTCGAAGAGCCGCCCGCCACCCTGCGGCGCGTTCTGGACATGTTCTGGCCGGACCTGCTTTCTGTCGAGGTGATGGGGCGATGA
- a CDS encoding YqjF family protein — protein MVAYGAEQRVRVPAVRARWRRQTFVHWPFPPVAVQALLPRELVVDEYDGVAWVGLTPFVMADVRPAGVPAGVPGLPSFAETNLRTYVRREDGRDGIWFLSIDVACPLMLAARAVGAPYTLGALRVATDGDTVSYAGSRGAGEVSYRLYVRPGDPVQPAERDVWLTSRWRAYTRRLGRLWETPVEHEPWPLAYAAVDVLEETLTAAAGLPAPLDEPVVHFSPGVEHVRLGPSRPLFT, from the coding sequence GTGGTGGCGTACGGAGCGGAGCAACGGGTGCGGGTGCCGGCTGTGCGGGCCCGCTGGCGCAGACAGACCTTCGTGCACTGGCCCTTCCCGCCGGTGGCGGTGCAGGCCCTGCTGCCCCGGGAACTGGTCGTCGACGAGTACGACGGGGTGGCGTGGGTGGGGCTCACCCCGTTCGTGATGGCGGACGTGCGCCCCGCGGGCGTCCCCGCCGGCGTCCCCGGGCTCCCGTCGTTCGCGGAGACCAACCTGCGGACCTATGTCCGACGCGAGGACGGACGGGACGGCATCTGGTTTCTGTCCATCGACGTGGCCTGCCCCCTGATGCTGGCCGCTCGTGCCGTCGGGGCGCCGTACACCCTGGGAGCCCTGCGCGTCGCCACGGACGGCGACACCGTGTCGTACGCCGGCTCGCGCGGAGCGGGCGAAGTCTCGTACCGCCTGTACGTCCGTCCCGGCGATCCCGTCCAGCCGGCGGAGCGGGACGTGTGGCTGACCTCGCGCTGGCGTGCGTACACCCGTCGGCTGGGCCGCCTCTGGGAGACGCCCGTGGAACACGAACCCTGGCCGCTGGCGTACGCGGCCGTCGACGTGCTGGAGGAGACCCTGACCGCCGCGGCGGGGCTGCCCGCACCGCTCGACGAGCCCGTCGTGCACTTCTCTCCGGGGGTCGAGCACGTCCGGCTGGGGCCCTCCCGGCCCCTCTTCACGTGA
- a CDS encoding FadR/GntR family transcriptional regulator: MVTHPGRGLHGQAVEELGRRIIRGDYPPGTVVDPVKFETELGVSKTVVREALRVLAAKGLLESKQKRGTTIRPRADWNLLDSDLLRWQGSSAPTDGFLEDLAEVRAIVEPAGARLAAARRTPADLDALRQALDAMAAAGTDAEAMVEADLAFHRALLEAAHNELLSRMEVVIEAGLRVRDRIVHGARHFADSIPVHQDLLAAVEAGDPDAAVAAVESLLAQASQDLAAVQAQEGHADGSTEPLPEEAP; encoded by the coding sequence GTGGTGACCCATCCCGGTAGGGGGCTGCACGGCCAGGCGGTGGAGGAACTGGGCCGGCGCATCATCCGCGGCGACTACCCCCCGGGCACCGTCGTGGACCCGGTCAAGTTCGAAACCGAACTCGGCGTCAGCAAGACCGTGGTGCGCGAGGCATTGCGCGTGCTGGCGGCCAAGGGCCTGCTCGAGTCGAAGCAGAAACGCGGTACGACCATCCGGCCCCGCGCCGACTGGAACCTGCTCGACAGCGACCTGCTGCGCTGGCAGGGCAGCAGCGCTCCCACCGACGGCTTCCTGGAGGACCTGGCCGAGGTCCGCGCGATAGTCGAACCCGCCGGAGCCAGGCTCGCCGCGGCCCGCCGCACCCCCGCCGACCTGGACGCGCTGCGGCAGGCGCTCGACGCGATGGCGGCGGCCGGGACGGACGCGGAGGCGATGGTCGAGGCGGATCTGGCCTTCCACCGCGCCCTGCTGGAGGCCGCGCACAACGAACTGCTCAGCCGGATGGAAGTCGTCATCGAGGCGGGTCTGCGCGTGCGCGACCGGATCGTGCACGGCGCCCGCCACTTCGCCGACTCCATCCCCGTGCACCAGGACCTGCTCGCGGCGGTCGAGGCGGGCGATCCGGACGCCGCCGTGGCCGCCGTCGAGTCACTGCTCGCGCAGGCGTCCCAGGACCTGGCCGCCGTACAGGCGCAGGAAGGCCACGCTGACGGCTCGACCGAACCGCTCCCTGAGGAAGCTCCTTGA
- a CDS encoding LysR family transcriptional regulator: MLDVRRILLFTEVARRGSVTATARALNYTPSAVSQQISRLEAEAGQPLLERHARGVTVTDAGRALAERGQRIERELQAAENELADYAGLRAGTLRIGTFPTVGASLLPQAVIAFRDAHCDVRLTVRSARIAGLWTMLENREIEMSLMWDYDWSRIDREDIVVTPLLDDPPALLISDRHPLAGRDAASLADFAHDPWITRAEQHPVAEALVRGCRAVGFEPHIAYEAHDYQEAQAMVAAGIGVALAPTLALEGVRPGVNALPLQPPAPIRRILLVRMADHSLTPAALTFAGLLRDTAAARTP, from the coding sequence ATGCTGGACGTCCGGCGCATCCTGCTGTTCACGGAGGTCGCCCGGCGCGGCTCGGTGACCGCGACAGCCCGTGCCCTCAACTACACCCCGTCGGCGGTATCGCAGCAGATCAGCCGCCTGGAAGCGGAGGCAGGCCAGCCCCTGTTGGAACGCCACGCCCGAGGCGTCACTGTCACCGACGCCGGACGGGCGCTGGCCGAACGAGGGCAACGGATCGAACGCGAACTGCAGGCCGCGGAAAACGAACTCGCCGACTACGCCGGCCTGCGCGCGGGCACACTGCGCATCGGCACCTTCCCCACGGTCGGCGCCTCGCTCCTCCCGCAGGCCGTGATCGCCTTCCGGGACGCCCACTGCGACGTACGGCTGACCGTCCGCAGCGCCCGCATCGCCGGGCTCTGGACGATGCTGGAGAACCGGGAGATCGAGATGTCGCTGATGTGGGACTACGACTGGAGCCGGATCGACCGGGAGGACATCGTCGTCACCCCACTTCTCGATGACCCGCCGGCCCTTCTCATCAGCGACCGCCATCCACTCGCCGGCCGTGACGCCGCCTCACTGGCCGACTTCGCACACGACCCCTGGATCACCCGCGCCGAACAGCACCCGGTGGCCGAAGCCCTCGTCCGCGGCTGCCGCGCCGTCGGCTTCGAGCCCCACATCGCCTACGAGGCCCACGACTACCAGGAAGCCCAGGCCATGGTCGCCGCCGGCATCGGCGTCGCCCTTGCTCCCACCCTGGCCCTGGAGGGCGTCCGACCCGGCGTCAACGCCCTCCCTCTCCAGCCGCCGGCCCCGATCCGCCGCATCCTGCTGGTTCGCATGGCCGACCACTCGCTCACCCCCGCCGCCCTGACCTTCGCCGGACTCCTCCGGGACACCGCCGCGGCCCGGACACCCTGA
- a CDS encoding PP2C family protein-serine/threonine phosphatase has product MEGGDLELGELLAAAEAAPPGESVDVVARDLQKRFGAQRVSFLFADLIGQRLVRLAATDDEVADQAEPIDLQGSVYDSVLRSQRQHVEPDGQGGRRVITPVSNRGDCIGVLEVTLQSVDDTVLRQVRDAAHTLAYIIVTDGRFTDLYHLGRRTTETSLAAEIQHQLLPSAPCCEAAQFTLAAGLVPADDIGGDTYDYTLDRDTLHLSITDAMGHDTNSALLATLLVGALRRARRSGCDALKQAHHAHQALLSHSRGLATGQLLCVDLETGLCELVNAGHPWPLRLRDGRVEEVKLAVNLPFGVAAPASYRVQELQLRPGDRLILLTDGMQERGAAAADLTSVIHDTRALHPREAVRALTGAVLDACRGSLKDDATVLVLDWHGDRRRPVETGSGERSPRHGGR; this is encoded by the coding sequence GTGGAGGGTGGAGATCTGGAACTGGGCGAGTTGCTGGCCGCTGCGGAAGCGGCCCCGCCCGGTGAGTCCGTCGACGTGGTGGCCCGCGACCTGCAGAAGCGGTTCGGTGCGCAGCGGGTGTCTTTCCTGTTCGCCGACCTCATAGGTCAGCGGCTGGTACGGCTCGCCGCGACCGACGACGAGGTCGCGGACCAGGCCGAGCCGATCGACCTTCAGGGCAGTGTCTACGACAGCGTGCTGCGAAGCCAGCGCCAGCATGTGGAGCCGGACGGCCAGGGCGGACGGCGCGTCATCACACCGGTCAGCAACCGCGGCGACTGCATCGGCGTCCTGGAGGTGACCCTGCAGTCCGTGGACGACACCGTGCTGCGGCAGGTCCGCGACGCGGCCCACACGCTGGCCTACATCATCGTCACGGACGGGCGTTTCACCGACCTTTACCACCTGGGCCGGCGCACCACCGAGACCAGCCTGGCCGCGGAGATCCAGCACCAACTGCTTCCCTCGGCCCCCTGCTGCGAGGCGGCCCAGTTCACCCTCGCCGCCGGGCTGGTCCCGGCCGACGACATCGGCGGCGACACCTACGACTACACCCTCGACCGCGACACCCTGCACCTGTCCATCACCGACGCGATGGGCCACGACACGAACTCAGCACTGCTGGCCACCTTGTTGGTCGGCGCGCTGCGGCGGGCTCGCCGCAGTGGCTGCGACGCCCTCAAGCAGGCCCACCACGCCCACCAGGCCCTGCTGAGCCACAGCCGCGGGCTGGCCACCGGACAGTTGCTGTGCGTCGACCTCGAAACCGGCCTGTGCGAACTGGTCAACGCCGGCCACCCCTGGCCGCTGCGGCTGCGTGACGGCAGGGTCGAAGAGGTCAAGCTCGCCGTCAACCTGCCGTTCGGTGTGGCGGCACCGGCCTCCTACCGCGTCCAGGAACTGCAACTGCGTCCCGGGGACCGTCTGATCCTTCTCACCGACGGCATGCAGGAGCGCGGTGCCGCGGCCGCCGACCTGACCTCGGTCATCCACGACACCCGCGCGCTGCACCCGCGAGAAGCCGTCCGTGCCTTGACCGGCGCGGTTCTCGACGCCTGCCGCGGCAGCCTCAAGGACGACGCCACGGTCCTGGTCCTGGACTGGCACGGCGATCGCCGCCGACCGGTCGAGACCGGCTCCGGGGAGAGATCGCCGAGACATGGTGGCCGGTAG
- the dctA gene encoding C4-dicarboxylate transporter DctA yields MSRNDAAPGTVTAPPGRIRRMLSHLYIQCLIAVLLGAAAGGLWPSVGADLKPLGDGFIALVKMFIAPIIFCTVVHGIASMGNARAVGRVSLKALVYFEVLTTVAMVIGLVVVNVVKPGSGLHIDLSTLSTEGLPPEATTAHEGFAAFLLAIIPATLVSALTGNEILPVLLVSVLFGFGLHASGEAGLGIARSIEKFSTVLFTLIRWIMRLAPIGAFGSMAFTIGNYGLGTLRHLALLVGSFWLTALFFVLVVLGTVMRLNGLRLLPFLRYIKEELLIVLGTSSTEPVLPRMMAKLQHAGASKPVVGITLPAGYSFNLDGTAIYLTMGSVFLAQALGIDLSLTQQLAMLAVMLLTSKGAAGVTGSGFIALAATLSAVPHVPVAALALIFGVDRFMSEARALTSLVGNGVATLAVARWEGELDEDRAKAVLRGEIPYAPAPAPSAVTAEPDPKETPAPTRDRVPAAS; encoded by the coding sequence ATGAGCCGCAACGACGCCGCCCCGGGTACCGTCACCGCACCACCGGGCCGCATCCGCCGGATGCTGTCCCACCTCTACATCCAGTGCCTGATCGCCGTCCTCCTCGGCGCCGCCGCGGGCGGGCTGTGGCCGTCCGTCGGCGCTGACCTCAAACCGCTCGGCGACGGTTTCATCGCACTGGTGAAGATGTTCATCGCGCCGATCATCTTCTGCACGGTCGTCCACGGCATCGCCTCCATGGGCAACGCCCGCGCGGTCGGCCGCGTGAGCCTGAAGGCTCTGGTCTACTTCGAGGTGCTGACCACCGTGGCCATGGTCATCGGCCTGGTCGTCGTCAACGTCGTCAAGCCGGGCAGCGGTCTGCACATCGACCTCTCGACTCTGTCCACCGAGGGCCTGCCGCCGGAGGCGACCACGGCCCACGAGGGCTTCGCCGCCTTCCTCCTCGCCATCATCCCGGCCACCCTGGTCAGCGCCCTGACCGGCAACGAGATCCTGCCGGTACTGCTGGTGTCCGTGCTGTTCGGCTTCGGCCTGCACGCCAGCGGAGAGGCCGGCCTGGGCATCGCCCGGAGCATCGAGAAGTTCTCCACGGTCCTGTTCACGCTCATCCGCTGGATCATGCGGCTCGCCCCCATCGGCGCGTTCGGCTCGATGGCCTTCACCATCGGCAACTACGGCCTGGGCACCCTGCGTCACCTGGCCCTGCTGGTCGGCTCGTTCTGGCTGACCGCCCTCTTCTTCGTCCTGGTCGTCCTCGGGACGGTGATGCGCCTGAACGGACTGCGGCTGCTGCCGTTCCTGCGCTACATCAAGGAAGAACTGCTGATCGTCCTGGGCACCTCCTCCACCGAGCCGGTCCTGCCGCGCATGATGGCCAAGCTCCAGCACGCGGGCGCCTCGAAACCGGTCGTCGGCATCACGCTGCCCGCCGGGTACTCCTTCAACCTCGACGGCACCGCCATCTACCTGACCATGGGCTCGGTCTTCCTCGCCCAGGCCCTCGGCATCGACCTCAGCCTCACCCAGCAGCTGGCCATGCTCGCCGTCATGCTGCTCACCTCCAAGGGCGCCGCAGGCGTCACCGGCTCCGGCTTCATCGCCCTGGCCGCCACTCTCAGCGCCGTCCCGCACGTCCCGGTCGCCGCCCTCGCGCTGATCTTCGGCGTCGACCGGTTCATGTCCGAGGCACGCGCCCTGACCAGCCTGGTCGGCAACGGCGTCGCCACCCTGGCCGTCGCCCGCTGGGAAGGAGAGCTCGACGAGGACCGCGCCAAGGCCGTCCTGCGCGGCGAGATCCCCTACGCCCCTGCACCCGCTCCTTCTGCGGTGACAGCCGAGCCCGATCCGAAGGAGACGCCCGCACCAACCCGCGACCGCGTTCCCGCCGCAAGCTGA
- a CDS encoding cytochrome c oxidase assembly protein — MLFVAARPLTLALRALTPGRTRRLLVTLAHSAPVGLLLFPPLAAVLDIGGLWLLYRTELFAATAHRPSAHGAVQVHMVAAGLLFTLAVCGLDPVRRRWSLAVRGATVLAAGTAHAVLARTLCSRQPPGTGFTAADLRHGAQWMYYRGDLVEAGLAVVMGVSWYACAGGARAHRRRRGFTDRAVDRPGRGTRRPSQDSGSRRGTMNRTARNSHDGATRQKRLVIYLNDHLAGATAGVELARRMAQEHRGSAYGETLESLRKEISQDRQALVRLLADLDVPVRHYKTYGAWLGEKAARMKPNGRLLRRSGLALLVELEAMRLGAQGKASLWRGLLAASAQDSRLDADRLEELLRRAGQQIRTMDALHARIATALLFPMTGQEPASPATAGTSSSS; from the coding sequence CTGCTGTTCGTCGCGGCACGCCCTCTGACCCTCGCTCTGCGCGCCCTGACGCCCGGCCGGACACGGCGACTCCTGGTGACCCTCGCGCACTCCGCTCCCGTGGGGCTGCTGCTCTTTCCTCCCCTGGCGGCCGTCCTGGACATCGGCGGGCTCTGGCTGCTGTACCGCACGGAGCTGTTCGCGGCGACGGCGCACCGGCCGTCGGCGCACGGCGCGGTACAGGTGCACATGGTGGCGGCGGGACTGCTGTTCACCCTCGCCGTGTGCGGGCTCGATCCGGTGCGTCGCCGCTGGAGTCTCGCCGTGCGCGGCGCGACCGTCCTGGCCGCCGGTACCGCGCACGCCGTGCTGGCCCGCACGCTCTGCTCCCGGCAGCCGCCCGGCACCGGCTTCACCGCCGCCGACCTGCGTCACGGGGCCCAGTGGATGTACTACCGCGGCGACCTCGTGGAAGCCGGCCTGGCCGTGGTGATGGGGGTGAGCTGGTACGCCTGCGCCGGAGGTGCCCGAGCCCATCGCCGGCGCCGGGGATTTACGGACAGAGCGGTTGACCGGCCCGGCCGGGGCACTCGGAGGCCATCACAGGACTCCGGCAGCCGGAGGGGAACCATGAACAGGACGGCACGGAACTCACACGACGGTGCGACGCGGCAGAAGCGGCTGGTGATCTATCTCAACGACCACCTGGCCGGTGCGACGGCGGGTGTCGAGCTCGCCCGCCGGATGGCTCAGGAGCACCGCGGGTCGGCCTACGGCGAGACCCTGGAGAGCCTGCGCAAGGAGATCTCGCAGGACCGGCAGGCACTGGTACGCCTCCTCGCCGATCTCGACGTCCCTGTCAGGCACTACAAGACGTACGGGGCGTGGCTGGGCGAGAAGGCCGCGCGGATGAAGCCCAACGGCCGTCTGCTGCGCCGCTCGGGGCTCGCGCTGCTGGTCGAGCTCGAAGCGATGCGGCTGGGGGCGCAGGGCAAGGCCTCGCTGTGGCGCGGGCTGCTCGCCGCGTCGGCACAGGACTCGCGTCTGGACGCCGACCGGCTGGAGGAGTTGCTGCGCAGGGCGGGGCAGCAGATCAGGACAATGGATGCCCTGCACGCGAGGATCGCCACGGCTCTGCTGTTTCCCATGACGGGGCAGGAACCGGCGTCGCCGGCCACGGCAGGCACGAGCTCCTCGAGCTGA
- a CDS encoding sensor histidine kinase, which produces MTAPSVEPFVHPALFYRGEQDYLHGTVPFVRDGLKAGEPVAVAVPGPNLAMLKAALGDDVAHVKFLDMTEAGRNPGRIIPRVLRAFADTHRQTRVRIIGEPIWAGRSTVEYPACVQHEALINPAFQGREVTILCPYDADRLDEQVLTDAYATHPLIISGGSERPSTAYAPEHVVARYNQPLEQPAAAGELVFQAGQLPSARLFAVERAARFGLSGTRLEDMALIVAELTTNSVVHGGGSGVLRVWADGGQVVCEVRDHGELNDPLAGRRPPAQDTPGGRGLLLVHSLADLVRIHTGPDGTAIRCYIGQH; this is translated from the coding sequence ATGACGGCTCCCAGCGTCGAACCGTTCGTTCACCCCGCCTTGTTCTACCGAGGCGAGCAGGACTATCTGCACGGCACGGTGCCTTTCGTCCGCGACGGCCTGAAGGCCGGGGAGCCGGTGGCGGTGGCCGTGCCGGGGCCGAACCTCGCCATGCTCAAGGCGGCTCTGGGCGACGACGTCGCACACGTGAAGTTCCTCGACATGACCGAGGCGGGGCGCAATCCGGGACGGATCATCCCCAGAGTGCTGCGTGCCTTCGCGGACACCCATCGCCAGACGCGGGTGCGGATCATCGGTGAGCCGATCTGGGCCGGCCGCAGCACCGTGGAGTACCCGGCATGCGTGCAGCACGAGGCACTGATCAACCCGGCATTCCAAGGCCGGGAAGTCACCATCCTGTGCCCGTACGACGCCGACCGCCTCGATGAACAGGTACTCACCGACGCGTACGCGACCCATCCCCTGATCATCTCCGGCGGCAGCGAACGGCCCAGCACCGCCTACGCCCCCGAGCATGTGGTCGCGCGCTACAACCAGCCCCTGGAGCAGCCGGCGGCGGCCGGGGAACTCGTCTTCCAAGCCGGCCAGTTGCCGAGCGCCCGGCTCTTCGCGGTCGAACGGGCCGCGCGGTTCGGTCTTTCCGGTACCCGCCTGGAGGACATGGCCCTGATCGTGGCCGAGCTGACCACCAACAGCGTCGTGCACGGCGGGGGTTCCGGCGTCCTGCGGGTGTGGGCCGACGGGGGCCAAGTGGTGTGCGAGGTGCGCGACCACGGGGAGCTGAACGATCCGCTCGCCGGCCGTCGCCCACCCGCACAGGACACGCCCGGCGGCCGGGGCCTGCTGCTCGTGCACTCCCTCGCCGACCTCGTACGCATCCACACCGGCCCCGACGGAACGGCCATTCGCTGCTACATCGGTCAGCACTGA
- a CDS encoding cold-shock protein — translation MAKGTVKWFNSEKGFGFIEQEGGGPDVFAHYSNIAAQGFRELQEGQKVEFDVTQGQKGPQAENIRPV, via the coding sequence GTGGCCAAGGGCACTGTCAAGTGGTTCAACAGCGAGAAGGGCTTCGGGTTCATTGAGCAGGAGGGTGGCGGCCCTGACGTCTTCGCCCACTACTCCAACATCGCCGCCCAGGGTTTCCGCGAGCTGCAGGAAGGCCAGAAGGTCGAGTTCGACGTCACCCAGGGCCAGAAGGGCCCGCAGGCGGAGAACATCCGCCCCGTCTGA
- a CDS encoding PrpF domain-containing protein, which translates to MLRLQGEMIRGGTSKCWIFDHRDVAATGVDADALLLAAFNAADPRQIDGVGGASSTTSKAAVVRASTQAGVDVEYAFAQIGIGDERVEWASNCGNCATAVALYAVHHDLVPITPDTTTVRMVNVNTGARLTGTIPTPAGVAPEEGTAVVPGTSAPGVPVLLGFQDPAGSTTGRALPTGRALDELTGPDGPVEASLVDAGAPAALFEAKAFGLDGTESLTAFATAVPALTLLRRQAALAMGLAREGDPVSHAVPKVGIVARPAPYRTTQGTLVNQDEYDLAVRMVSMHAPHPAIGLTSAVALATAAATPGTLAHRVARQTADGTLRLGTPAGVITTQAVPAPDSASPTVLLHRAARRIARAELLVPVLEGRPA; encoded by the coding sequence GTGCTGCGTCTGCAGGGCGAGATGATCCGCGGAGGAACCAGCAAGTGCTGGATCTTCGACCACCGCGACGTGGCCGCCACGGGCGTGGACGCCGACGCCCTCCTGCTCGCCGCCTTCAACGCCGCGGACCCCCGCCAGATCGACGGCGTGGGCGGCGCCTCCTCCACCACCTCCAAGGCCGCCGTCGTCCGGGCGTCGACCCAGGCCGGCGTGGACGTCGAGTACGCCTTCGCACAGATCGGGATCGGTGACGAGCGCGTGGAGTGGGCCAGCAACTGCGGCAACTGCGCCACCGCCGTGGCCCTGTACGCCGTCCACCACGATCTCGTACCGATCACACCGGACACCACCACCGTCCGCATGGTCAACGTCAACACCGGGGCCCGCCTCACGGGCACCATCCCCACCCCTGCGGGCGTCGCCCCGGAGGAGGGCACCGCCGTGGTGCCGGGTACCTCGGCGCCGGGCGTGCCGGTCCTGCTCGGGTTCCAGGACCCGGCGGGCTCGACGACCGGCCGCGCCCTGCCGACCGGCCGGGCACTGGACGAACTGACCGGCCCGGACGGTCCCGTCGAGGCATCCCTGGTGGACGCCGGCGCACCGGCCGCGCTGTTCGAGGCCAAGGCGTTCGGCCTCGACGGCACCGAATCCCTCACCGCGTTCGCCACCGCCGTACCCGCGCTGACCCTGCTGCGCCGCCAGGCAGCGCTGGCCATGGGCCTGGCCCGCGAGGGCGACCCGGTCAGCCACGCGGTGCCGAAGGTGGGCATCGTCGCCCGGCCCGCCCCCTACCGCACCACACAGGGCACACTCGTCAACCAGGACGAGTACGACCTGGCCGTGCGCATGGTCTCCATGCACGCCCCACACCCGGCGATCGGCCTGACCTCCGCCGTGGCCCTGGCCACGGCCGCCGCCACCCCCGGCACCCTCGCCCACCGCGTCGCCCGGCAGACCGCCGACGGCACGCTGCGCCTGGGCACCCCCGCCGGCGTGATCACCACCCAAGCCGTCCCCGCACCGGACAGCGCCTCCCCCACGGTGCTGCTGCACCGCGCCGCCCGGCGTATCGCCCGAGCCGAACTCCTCGTTCCCGTCCTGGAAGGACGCCCCGCATGA